The Candidatus Desulfofervidus auxilii genome includes a window with the following:
- a CDS encoding TrbG/VirB9 family P-type conjugative transfer protein gives MKRYILLFLTATLLSFSASPVKLSPYDRRMGTVTYNPNDVIVVYAKEGYFTMIEFAEDEDVILGDTGFNDGWTVKHSGNTAWVMAKPYMSSVAEVEGEGGLVNKKMVIPPNAKDWATNLFIRTNKRVYICDLRLSSKKANYKIKIKYPNKDFKRKQKQYKEVQRKKEIKEIKKELDRVKVPRNWDYYKKVNKGSADIAPNYVYDDGKFTHFGFDITKKMPAIFLRENDKEFSINSHTRRVGRYYVKTVHKTGKLFFLRSGRKLVGVLNGGYGKNPDLAYENTNNPRVKREIR, from the coding sequence ATGAAAAGATATATTTTACTGTTTTTGACAGCAACACTTTTAAGCTTTTCTGCTTCACCTGTAAAGCTATCACCTTATGATAGAAGAATGGGAACTGTAACCTATAATCCTAATGATGTGATTGTAGTGTATGCCAAAGAGGGATATTTTACAATGATTGAATTTGCCGAGGATGAGGACGTTATATTGGGAGATACAGGATTTAATGATGGTTGGACGGTTAAACATAGCGGTAATACGGCTTGGGTTATGGCAAAGCCTTATATGTCTTCTGTTGCAGAGGTTGAGGGAGAGGGTGGATTAGTCAATAAAAAGATGGTAATACCACCAAATGCTAAAGATTGGGCAACTAATCTTTTCATACGCACAAATAAGCGAGTATATATCTGTGATTTACGTCTATCTTCCAAAAAAGCAAACTATAAGATAAAAATTAAATACCCTAATAAAGATTTTAAACGTAAACAAAAACAATATAAAGAAGTGCAGAGAAAAAAAGAGATTAAAGAAATTAAAAAAGAGCTTGATAGAGTAAAAGTACCTAGAAATTGGGATTATTATAAAAAAGTAAATAAGGGAAGTGCAGATATAGCACCTAACTATGTTTACGATGATGGAAAATTTACACATTTTGGGTTTGACATAACTAAAAAAATGCCTGCCATCTTTTTAAGAGAAAATGATAAGGAATTTTCTATCAATTCGCACACTAGAAGAGTAGGAAGATATTATGTCAAGACAGTACATAAAACAGGTAAATTGTTCTTTTTGAGAAGTGGCAGAAAGCTTGTAGGTGTTTTAAATGGTGGGTATGGCAAAAACCCCGATTTAGCGTATGAAAATACAAATAATCCAAGAGTCAAGAGAGAAATAAGATGA